GAGGCGCGGTAGCAGGCCGCGCATTTGCCGCCGGCGCATGGCGCGTTCCTTGGCCACGCGGTCATGGCTCTGGGCAAAGACGTAAAGCTCGCCGTCCCCGGCGTGGAGTTTAACCTCCACACCCTCGCGCACCTTCTTCCAGGGTTGCTCCAGTAAGGCGGCCTCGTATTTTTTGAGCCGCCCCTTGGGCGTACCCACTAAATAATACACCGGCGGATCGCTCCGGCGCATTTCCTCCAGAACCTCCTCGGTCGGAATGCCCCGATCCATCACCCAGATGCGTTCGGCTTTGCCGTATTGCGCCTCTATCTTTTTGAGGAAAGCACGCAGAGTGGTTTTGTCGGAGGTGTTGCCGGGCAGCACCTCGTAGGCCAGCGGGAAACCTTCCGGGGCGACGATCAGCGCGATCACCACCTGGACGCAGTCCGGGCGCTTGTCGCGAGAATAGCCGAAACGGCGCTTGCAGTCCGGCCCTTCCGGCGGATCGCTTTCAAAGTAGGTGCTGGTCAAATCATACAGCAAGACCTCGAACTTCACCCCAAAAAGATCTTTCCAGCGCTCGCTCAGATGCCCGAACAACGCCCGCTTGTGCTCCAGGAGCCGGTCATGCACCCGGTAAAGCGCATTCTTTTCCACCAGCGAAAAATCCTCACCCAGCAACTCGCCCATGGCGCTTTGCTCAAACCACTGACGATGCAGTTTCCACTCGCTGCCAGGAGCGATCAAACGGTAGCACACCAGCGTTTGCAAAATGTGGCGCCAATGCGTCCCCTCCCGGCTGTCCGGCAGTTTTTGCGACCAAAACTCACCCAGGCCCAGCTGCTCATACAGCTCGCAGGCCAGCCAACAGGCACCCCACTGCCGCGGACGGTGCAGGCTAAAATCCCTCAGCCGCACTCCGATCCCGTAATCGAGCGCATGAGCCGGTATCGAGCGGTCCCAGGAAAACAAGGCCATCTGGCGCGGCTGTCCTTCATCCTCATCAAACCCTTCGATCACCCGGCACCAAGCCTCGCGTTGACTGTCGTTGATCTCACCAAGATACAGGACAGGCCGCTGCACCACCTTCCCGCCCTCGCAACGCCGATTCTCCACGATCGACCAATACCGGTGTTCTTTGCCATCCTTCTTGCGCCGAGTATATCTCAAAAACATAACGACCCCATAGTATACACAAAAA
The Verrucomicrobiota bacterium genome window above contains:
- a CDS encoding IS1634 family transposase, with the protein product MFLRYTRRKKDGKEHRYWSIVENRRCEGGKVVQRPVLYLGEINDSQREAWCRVIEGFDEDEGQPRQMALFSWDRSIPAHALDYGIGVRLRDFSLHRPRQWGACWLACELYEQLGLGEFWSQKLPDSREGTHWRHILQTLVCYRLIAPGSEWKLHRQWFEQSAMGELLGEDFSLVEKNALYRVHDRLLEHKRALFGHLSERWKDLFGVKFEVLLYDLTSTYFESDPPEGPDCKRRFGYSRDKRPDCVQVVIALIVAPEGFPLAYEVLPGNTSDKTTLRAFLKKIEAQYGKAERIWVMDRGIPTEEVLEEMRRSDPPVYYLVGTPKGRLKKYEAALLEQPWKKVREGVEVKLHAGDGELYVFAQSHDRVAKERAMRRRQMRGLLPRL